In Ptychodera flava strain L36383 unplaced genomic scaffold, AS_Pfla_20210202 Scaffold_31__1_contigs__length_3010019_pilon, whole genome shotgun sequence, the following are encoded in one genomic region:
- the LOC139127421 gene encoding uncharacterized protein: MRQNKMVVLHYPVYQKRALEMRGILKAKTNEVSRRMKTELIELVCRHEDITLDNPSDVAVVAQGHTTETNVSPNSDIYKTELAAKRRKIGNDNTTQECDFEADNVEDTSQADPGNDDKNGKSSQVDVRLNVQGGAPENDRQMDDVGRLF; this comes from the exons ATGCGACAAAATAAAATGGTGGTGTTACATTATCCAGTGTACCAGAAGAGGGCTTTAGAAATGAGAGGCATTCTAAAGGCAAAAACAAATGAGGTATCAAGGCGAATGAAAACGGAGTTGATTGAACTCGTATGCCGTCATGAAGACATTACACTGGACAATCCGTCGGATGTAGCTGTTGTTGCGCAAG GTCACACAACAGAAACAAACGTCTCTCCAAATTCTGACATTTATAAGACTGAACTGGCGGCAAAGAGACGTAAGATTGGAAATG ATAATACCACACAAGAATGTGATTTTGAAGCGGATAACGTGGAAGATACAAGCCAAGCTGATCCTggaaatgatgacaaaaacGGAAAATCAA GTCAAGTTGATGTGCGTTTGAATGTACAAGGTGGTGCACCAGAAAATGACAGACAAATGGATGACGTCGGACGACTTTTTTAG